GCGAACTTCGGTTTCCCGATTACTTTGAGTTCGATCTGGAGTCACTCGATGAAGCCTTAAACGATCTGGAATGGCTTCCAGCCGATAAAATTGCACTGTACATTATGCACACCGATGCCTTTTTATCCCAGGAAAAAAGCGAAGCCCGGAAAGGCGAACTGCTGAATATTCTGGACGTTGCAGCCGAAGACTGGAAATGGGTGGATGAGGAAGAAGGTATTGCACCGCGGGAATTAGTCATTTTATTTCAACCCAGCAACTCGTTAACAACTCTTCTCAATAAAGAGGGATTTGTTTACGACGACGTCGCTTAGTTTTTGCAACAAAAGCCGTCAACGTACGGTTAAGCTGTTGCTTTTTGCCGCATGGAAATTAGCTCCGTGCGGCTTTTGGTATTTACTATTTTTATGAAGGTAGCCGATTTAATTACGCTTTATACCGAAGATAGCTTCATCAAAATCATTGGTGAACAATTTCGCCAGCCCTACACCGCAGATCCCGCTCGCATTCAGCTGAAAGGCATTGTTGGCAGTCTGGATGCCGTACTGGCTGCGTCTGTTTACCGCATGCATCCTTCCACGTTTTTGTTTGTTCTGAGCGACCGGGAGGAAGCTTCTTATTTTTTCAACGATTTACAGAATTTATTGGGGGAAGAAGTCCTGTTTTTCCCCATGTCTTATAAAAAGCCGTATCAGTACGAGGAGGTTGAAAATGCCAATGTGCTAATGCGGGCGGAAGTACTGAACAAGTTAAACTCCGACGCCAAACCCAACGTCATCGTGGTGACGTATCCGGAAGCGTTATCGGAGAAAGTAATCAATAAACGGTCGTTGCGGGCCAATACGCTGTCCGTCAAAGTTGGCGATAAAATCGACGCTAATTTCGTCAACGAACTGCTCAACAGCTACGATTTTGAAAAGACCGATTTCGTGTATGAAGCCGGGCAGTTTTCAATTCGGGGGGGAATTATTGATGTTTTTTCGTTTGCCAGCGAGTTTCCGTATCGCATTGAGCTATTCGGTGACGAAATCGAGAGCATTCGGTTGTTCAATCCCGAAAGCCAGCTTTCCACCGATCCGGTTGATCAGATTAGTATCATCCCGAACATCGAAAATAAGCTCATTCACGAGACGCGGGAGCCGTTTCTGGAGTTTTTCTCAAATACCGCAACGCTTTGGTTTAAAGACGTGGAGCTGACGCTTGAAATCATCGAGAAGAACTTTGAGAAAGCCGAACAAAGTCTGGCCAGCCTGGTCGGCGGCAAAGGCGGTATTCAGATCGTCTCGGACCCCAATGTGCTGTTTGAAACCCGCCGGGGCCTGCTGAATCAGATTAAAACCTTCCGGACGGTTGAGTTTGGCCGACGGTTTTACTTTAAATCCGAGAACCGGCTTACGTATTCCTCGAAGGTTCAACCGTCGTTCAACAAAGATTTCAAGCGCCTGGTCGATAACTTATCGGAGAATCAGTCGAAAGGATATACTAATATCATTGCGGCCGAATCCTACAAACAGCAGGAGCGGCTCAAAACCATCTTCGATGAGCTGGATCCATTCCTCAAATTTCAGCCGCTGAATATTTCGCTGAAGGAAGGATTCATCGACGAACAGACGAAAGTGGTCTGTTACACCGATCACCAGATTTTTGACCGCTACTACAAATACCGTGTGCGGGATAAGTTTTCGAAATCGAAGGCCCTGACGCTGCGCGAGTTGAAAACACTGCAACCCGGCGATTTTGTGACCCACGTTGATCACGGAATCGGGCGGTTTGCGGGGCTGGAAAAAGTGGACGTGGGCGGCCGCGAACAGGAGGCCATTCGGTTGATCTACCGCGACAACGATATTCTGCTGGTCAGCATTCATAGCTTGCACAAGATTGCCAAATACACCGGCAAAGAAGGCACCCCGCCGGTGATGAGCAAACTCGGATCGCAGGAGTGGGACCTGAAAAAATCAAGGGTCAAGAAGCAGGTCAAGGACATTGCCAAAGAGTTGATTTCACTCTACGCCAAGCGCCGACAAGCCCCGGGATTTGCGTTTTCGCAGGACAGCTTTCTGCAGGCCGAACTCGAATCTTCGTTTATCTACGAGGATACGCCCGATCAGGCCAAGGCAACGGCCGACGTGAAAGCCGACATGGAACAGTCGCACCCGATGGACCGGCTGGTTTGCGGAGACGTTGGTTTTGGAAAAACGGAAGTGGCCGTTCGGGCGGCTTTCAAAGCCGTTACCGACAACAAGCAGGTAGCGGTTCTGGTCCCAACCACCATTCTGGCCATGCAGCATTACAACACGTTCCGGGAGCGGCTGGCCGATTTTCCGGTTAAAATAGAATACATCAACCGATTCCGGACAACGGCGCAGATTAAGGAAACCCTGAAACGGGTGGCTTCGGGCGAGACGGGTATCCTGATCGGTACGCACCGGATTGTTAATAAAGACATCAAGTTCAAGGACTTAGGCTTGCTTATCATTGACGAAGAGCAAAAATTTGGTGTTAAGACGAAGGATCGGCTTAAGGAAATGCGGGTGGATGTGGATGTACTGACGCTTACGGCCACGCCTATTCCACGAACGTTGCATTTCTCGTTGATGGGTGCCCGTGATCTGTCGGTGATTGCAACACCCCCGCCGAACCGACAACCCGTTACAACGGAAGTGCATACGTTCAGCGAAACCGTTGTCCGTGATGCTGTTAGCTACGAAGTCCGGCGGGGCGGACAGGTGTTTTTTGTGCACAACCGCGTCAGTGACATTGAGTCAATTGCCAATTTGATCATGCGGCTGGTTCCCGACGCCCGGGTGTCGGTCGCACACGGTCAGATGGAAGGCGAACGGCTGGAACGGGTCATGACCAAATTCATCGAAGGAGAATCGGACGTGCTGGTTTCTACCAACATTATTGAGTCGGGTCTGGACATTCCGAACGCCAACACGATCATCATTAATCAAGCCCATATGTTTGGTCTGTCGGACCTGCACCAGATGCGCGGTCGGGTAGGGCGGTCGAACAAGAAAGCGTTTTGTTACCTGATGACTCCGCCGGTTTCGGTGATTACCTCCGACGCCCGCAAGCGTCTACAAACCCTCGAGGACTTCTCGGAGCTGGGCGAAGGCTTCAAAATTGCCATGCGTGACCTCGACATCCGGGGAGCGGGGAACCTGCTGGGCGCCGAGCAAAGCGGTTTTGTGAACGATCTTGGTTTTGAGATGTACCACAAGATTCTGGATGAAGCCGTTCAGGAATTGAAAGAAACCGAGTTTAAAAACCTCTTCATGCCGAATGAGGACAGCATGAAAACACTGCTACCGGACACGCTGATCGAAACGGATTTGCAGGTTTTGATTCCGGAGAGGTACGTCGCTAATATCTCCGAGCGTTTGTCGTTATATAATCAGTTGGATAACATTCAGAATCAGGCGGAATTGGAAAGCTTCCAGCGTTCGGTGGTTGACCGGTTCGGGCCGATGCCGGAAGAGGTGGTTAATCTTATCAAACTGGTCACAGTTCGCTGGAAAGCAGAACGGTTACAGTTCGAAAAATTAACCCTTAAGAATAATATCATGAAGGGTACCTTCGTTTCTTCTGGGAATGACGATTTCTTCAACTCCGGGCAGTTTGGCAAAGTAATTGATTATGTCAAGAACAATTCAACAACCTGCTCATTAAAAGACTATAAAGGAAAGCTGATTTTCACGCAACGAGACGTAAGTTCAGTCGATCAGATGAACGATGTGCTGAGCCGGATGGTGGAGTGATCGCCGGAAATTATGCATTGGCTGTGCGTTACCGTGAAAGTTTGCCTGACATACTGTAATTTTGAACTTTTATTAGTTACCAAATCGCAATGAATCGAACAAAACCGTTACGTTCAATGATCTACCTGCTGGCTTTTGCCGCGGTATTAGGTGCGTGTAAGTCCAAGCACCCGACTAGCGTGAAGCCGGGTAAGCAAAGTACAGCCACCGGTATTGATTATAATAAAGAGAATGGATTTCAGGTAGCGAAGTACAGAGGACAGACGGCGGGCCCGAACCTGGTGTTCATCGAAGGAGGACGTTTCACGATGGGTGCGCTGGAAGAAGATGTGATGAACTCGCGCGACAACCGCGAACGGACCGTCAGTATCCAGTCGTTCTACATGGACGAAACCGAAATTGCTAACATTCACTACCTCGAGTACCTGGATGCGATTCAGCGCGATTCATCCGAAGAAGTTTACACCCGGGCACTGCCGGATACCAACGTCTGGAAGAACCCGCTTTCGTACAATGACCCTTACGTAACCCAATACCTGCGTTTCCCCGGCTTCCGGTATTATCCAGTAGTGGGTGTATCGTGGGAACAAGCCGTCGACTACTCGACCTGGCGGACGGATGCTGTTAATGCAAACATGGCGAAAAACGGCTCTCCGGGAACCAAGAAGAAAGGCTTTTCACTAAAACGGAAGAAGAAAGAGGAAACTGCTCCGGCTGGTGAAGCGGAGCAACCCGCCGTTGCCAAGAATTCGCAGACTACTCCCGCGATGGAAAGCGGCAACATTCTGCCGAATTACCGTCTGCCATCTGAAGCCGAGTGGGAATACGCAGCGAAGGCCATGATTGGTACGCAGTACATCGACGAAAACCAGTCAAACCAACGCATTTATCCGTGGGACGGTTCTTCGATCCGGAATGCGAAAAAAGGCCGGAAACAAGGTCAGATGCTGGCCAACTTCAAACGGGGCCGTGGTGACTACGCCGGTATCGCCGGTAAATCGAACGATGCCGCGATCATTACCGCAGAAATTTACACGTATCCCCCGAATGATTTCGGGCTGTATAACATGGCCGGAAACGTAAACGAGTGGGTATATGATGTATACCGTCCGCTGTCGTACCAGGATATGAATGACCTGAACCCGTTACGTCGGGATGGTTACCTGGATGAAGAGAAAAACTACGATACGAAAAACGGCAACTCCATCATCAACGATAAACTACGGGTTTACAAAGGGGGTTCGTGGGCTGATGTAGCCTATTGGTTAGCCCCCGGTACCCGCCGGTTTATGGCGCAGGATTCAGCAACGGCCACAATTGGTTTCCGTTGTGCGATGATTGCCGGAGGACGGAACAAATAAGCTCCCGTTTACCGGGATTTTGGCGGCCACTCGACTATCGGGTGGCCGCTGCTGTTATAATGCCAACAGACTGGCTGTTTGAGGCCAATAAAGCGGCCGTACAGGCTTCTAACGTGGCTCCGGTAGTCAGAACATCGTCTACCAGTAAAATGCGCTTGTTGGTCACTAAATCGGGGTCGCTAATCTGGAAGACATTACTAACGTTCTCCCAGCGCCCCATGCGGTCTTTACCGGTCTGGCTGATGGTATTACGGTTTCGGGTCAGAATCCGGTCGCTCCACGGAATGTCCAGTGCTTGGGAAAGCCCCTGAGCGATCCAGTCACTTTGGTTGTAGCCCCGCTGACGGAGCTTGGCAGGGTGGAGGGGCACTCCGACAATGAGGTCGATGTGGTCATTTAGGTGAATGTCGGTTTTTAGCTGATTACCATACCAGCGTCCCAGCAAATTACCGACCTCTTTGTTACCACGGTATTTCAGCGCATGAATAAGTCGTTGTGTTTTCCCGCGTTTCGTAAAATAGAGGTAAGCATACACAAACTCAACCGGCACTTTTCCGGCGAACTTGGTTTGCCCATCAATGAGGGCTTCTCCGCGGTGCTGGCCGGTTTCCGGGAGTTGAAGCCGACAGGCCGTGCAAATGATTTCCTCGCTTTGTTGCAAGCTGTCTTGACACAACAAACACGGGTTTGGATAGAACAGATTCAGCAAATCCTGAAATCCGCTGACAATAAGTTTTCCGATCATTTTCACGAACTTAGTTAGCAGAAAATGTTTTAATGCAACAACACTGGCAGTCGTTGCATCTTTCGTTTGTTGTGACGGACGTAAGTGAAGAAAGTCATAAAAATGAGTCAAAACCTTGATAACACCTTACTAGAAATATGATTACCCAGGAAATTGAACAGGAGTGGGAGCAGGTGCTGGATTACCTGGAAAAAGCGGTTGGCAAACGCCCGGCGGACCTAAACAGCGTGTTGTTTCTAATCGGTATGCAGGAGCTTGGACGAGGCACGCAAACGTTTACCAAGGAACAGAAACAGGATCTGATGCACATTGCCATTTGTAAAGTACTGAGTTATTCCGGCTACTATGAACTGGTTGGTACCGATCAGGATGGCTGGCCTCATTGGCATTTAGTGCAGAAGGTTCCGCACATTGACTTGCTCAGTCAGGAGAGTTTTCTGAAAGCCCACGTTGTCCGGTATTTCAATGACTACCTCGATGCTTCTGAAAAAAGCGAAGCCGGCCCATCGGATAAAATTGTGTAACGATCTTCTTCGTTATCAAGAGGAAGTTAGGGGCTAAATTCTTATCTTGAAGTAAGATTTAGGTTCGTGATTATCAGAGCAGTGCCAACCCTATAAGAACACACCCATGCAGATGCAAGATTCCATTCAAACGCTGCTGCTGCGTATTGAAGAATACAGGAAAAAGTTTTACATCAATCAGATTGCTAAAGGCGCCATTTTTTTCATTGCGTTCACGTTGTCGATCTACCTCCTCATGAACACGGCCGAGTTTTTTGGCCGGTTTAGTTCGCCCGTACGTGGAGTTCTGTTTTTCGGGTCGCTGACGGTGATGGCGGTCGCCTTGTATTACTGGGTCATCAATCCACTTATTCACCTATACGGTTTGGGTAAGTCGCTCAGTCAGGAAGAAGCGGCTCAGCAAATCGGACGGTTTTTTCCAGAGGTTGGTGATAAACTTCTCAATACTCTACAGCTTCGGGCGCTTAGCCGTCAGCAGAGTGATCTGCTGGAAGCAAGCATTAATCAGCGTTCCAAGCAACTACTAATTGTGCGGTTTGCTGACGCTATTCAGATTAATCAGAACCGTCGCTTTGTAAAATACGCCGTTATTCCGGCTTTTATCATTGGTGGTTTGTTGTTGTTGTACCCGGCCTTTTTGACCAGTACGTCGAAACGGATTATCAGCTATGATCAGGAATTCGCCGAGGAAGCCCCATTCCAGTTTTTACTACGGAACAAGAATCTGAAAGCATTTCGGAATGAGGATTACACGCTGGAGCTTCAGTTAAAAGGGAATTCCCTGCCACAGGATGTTTACCTGGTTTCGAACAACACCCGTTTTAAATTAGCGAACGACGGCAAAGGGCTTTTCACGTATACCTTTGATAATGTTCAACGCGATATACCGTTCCGCTTTGAAGCCGTTGGATTTACTTCGCCCAATTATGCCCTCACGGTTTTGGACCGCCCGGGTCTGCTTTCGTTTGACGTAAGCCTGGTTTACCCGGCATATTTAAACAAGCCCTCGGAACAACTATCCAACGTCGGGAACTTGCTTGTTCCGGAGGGCACTCAGGTAACCTGGCGGTTTTCGGCTGCCAACACGGACTCGGTTCTGGTTCGGTTTGGCAGCGAACCTCGCGGTTTGGTTGCCGATAAGCAGTCGTCCGATGAGTTCGAGTTCTCGCGCGTGGTCAAGAAATCGTCGATGTATTCCATTTCGTTGAAGAACAGAGTAGCTGCTAGCCGTGATAACATTCAATACACGCTGAACGTCGTCAACGATAAGTTTCCGCAGGTTTCACTGGAAAACTTCAAGGACACGACTTTCTATAATTACGTGATGCTGGGAGGGACGATTACCGATGACTACGGTTTCTCGAATCTGAAGGTCATGTACAAAGTGATTCGCGCCGGTCAAAACGCGCCGGAAAGATTTCTAGCTCGTTCTGTTCCTTTCAACCGGTCGACTTCTACGCAGAATTTTTACTACCAATGGGGGCTTGATAGCCTAAAAATGCAGCCCGGCGATCGGTTAGAATATTTTGTTCAGGTTTGGGATAACGACGCCATCAACGGCTTTAAAAGCGCCCGTTCGAGCTTTGCCCAGTTCGCCGTGCCCGATCAGAACAAACTTTCGGAAGAAGCTGAGCGCTCATCTGAAAAAACGGAAAACCAGATCAGCAAGACCCTATCGAAGGCACAACAGCTTAAGAAAGATCTAAATTCTTTGGAAAACCGGCTTCAGACCAAAAAGAATCTGGATTTCCAGGATAAGAAACAAGCCGAAGACCTGCTGAAAAAACGGGAAGAGTTGCTTCAGGAGTTGAAAGAATTGCAAGAACAAAACCGTACCAATAATGAGCGGCAGCAGCGTTTTAACAATCAGAATCCCGAAATGCTCCAGAAATTTGAGCAGCTTCAGAAGCTGATGAATGAGCTGATGGATCCCGAAACGCAGAAGTTGTACGAGGAACTGAAGAAGATGCTGGAGCAAAAGCAGGACGAGAAAATGATTGATATGCTCGACCGGCTGAAGAATAAAGAGAAGAATTTAGAGAAAGAACTCGAACGGGCGCTCGAGCTTTTCAAACAACTGCAGATGGAACAAAAGATGGAAAACACCATCAAAGACCTTCAGCAGCAAGCCGAAAAGCAGGAACAATTAGCGAAAGAAAGCGAGAAAAAAGAAGGTCAGCAAGCGCCGAAAGACGATAAAGCGCAACCCAAAAAAGAAGACTCACAGTCGAAAAAGGACAGCGCTCACTCGAAAAAAGAAGATCAGCAGGGTAAAAAGGATGACAATGCTGACAGCAAGAAAAACGAGAACAACGCTTCAAAAAAAGATGAGAACACTGATTTGAGCAAGAAGCAGGAGGACCTGAATAAAGACTTTCAGAAAACGCGTGAAGATCTGAAAGATATTGAAAAGATGGCTCAGGATATGAAGAATAACCAGGAGCAGGATACGCATCAGGACCTTCAGCAGGAGATCAGTAACGAGCAACAGGAAAGTAAAGAGCAACTCGACAAACAGCAGAACAGCAAAGCCTCCAAATCTCAACGGAACGCGGCCAAGCAAATGAAGAAGCTGAGCGAGCAGTTGGAGCAGCAAATGCAGTCATCGGAGATGGAAGAGTCGCAGGAAAACATGGATGATCTGCGCGATATTCTGGAGAACTTGATTCAGCTTTCGTTTGATCAGGAGCGGGTTATGAAAGATTTCAAAGCCGTTTCTCTGCAAGACCCGCGTTTTGTAAAACTTGCCCAGGACCAGCTAAAGCTGCAGGATGATGCCAAGATTATTGAGGATAGTTTGTACGCATTAGCCAACCGCGTGCTGCAAATCCAGACGTTCGTAACGCGGGAATTGAACAGTATGAAAGGTTACATGGATGAGAGTGTGAAATACATTCGTGAGCGTCGGCTGAATGTTGCTACTTCCAAACAACAATTTGCGATGACCTCCATCAATAACCTAGCTTTGATGTTGAGCGATGTTTTCAAGCAGATGCAGGAGCAAATGAATCAGATGTCGTCCTCTAGTTCAGGCAAAGGCAAGAAAAAAGGCAAGGCAAAGAGCATGGCTTTGGGCGAGATGCAAAAGCAATTGAACGAGCGGATGCAGAAGCTTTTGAAAGAAGGCCAGAATCAGGGGCAAGGTGGCAAAGGCGGCCGCGGGATGTCGGAAGAACTTTCTCGCCTGGCGGCCGAACAAGCCATGATGCGCAAGATGCTGAAGGAATTGCAGGATGCCCAAAAAGGTACGGAAGTTGGGAAGAAACTGGGCAATGAGATGAATGACATTATGAACAAGATGGATGAAACCGAAACCGACCTTGTGAATAAACGACTCTCTCAAAATACCGTTAAACGCCAGCAGGAAATGTTGATTCGTTTGTTGGAATCTGAAAAAGCGATCAAAGAGCAGGAGGAAGATATGCAACGGAAATCTGAATCAGCGAAGCCTGTTATGCGTAAACCGCCCCCGCAGTATGAGCAACTGGTGAGAGATAAGCAGAAACAAGTTGAATTGTTGCGATCTGTTCCGCCGGACTTTTCGCCATTTTACAAACGCGAGGTAGATTCTTACCTCAAGAAGTTAAAGTAAGGTAAGGGGCTTCGGCCCCTTTTTCTTTTTGAATTTTTTGCCGGTTTTCTATGTTTCACTTTATAATGCAGACCTTTGCGCCTGCATTATTTTTCTATTTTTGTCTTCTCTTTTCTGCATGTCGTGAAATGTTTCCACGTGGAACATTTTTTCAAACTTTCTAAAATTCAAATTTTATGTTCAGTAAGTATGATGTCATTGTAGTGGGGGCGGGGCACGCCGGTTGCGAAGCGGCAGTTGCCGCAGCAACCATGGGTTCGTCCGTATTGTTGATTACAATGAACATGCAAACTATCGCCCAGATGTCGTGCAACCCAGCCATGGGAGGAGTCGCTAAAGGGCAGATTGTTCGGGAAATAGATGCACTTGGAGGACAGTCAGGAATCGTCAGCGATAAGTCAATGATTCAATTTCGGATGCTCAATCGTTCGAAAGGTCCCGCAATGTGGAGTCCACGATGCCAAAGTGATCGGATGCTTTTTGCGACCGAATGGCGGAAAACACTGGAAGAAACGCCAAACTTGGATTTCTGGCAGGACACGGTAACCGAGGTCGTTGTCAAAGATAAAAGAGTGTCTGGCGTAAAAACCAGCATGGGAATGACAATCGAAAGTGATGCTGTTGTACTTACCAACGGCACGTTTCTGAATGGTAAAATATATATTGGTGAAAAAACATTCGGAGGAGGAAGAACCGCTGAGCGCTCAGCGACAGGATTGACGGAACAGTTGATTCAGCTGGGCTTTGAAGCAGGGCGAA
This Larkinella insperata DNA region includes the following protein-coding sequences:
- a CDS encoding DUF4175 family protein, producing MQMQDSIQTLLLRIEEYRKKFYINQIAKGAIFFIAFTLSIYLLMNTAEFFGRFSSPVRGVLFFGSLTVMAVALYYWVINPLIHLYGLGKSLSQEEAAQQIGRFFPEVGDKLLNTLQLRALSRQQSDLLEASINQRSKQLLIVRFADAIQINQNRRFVKYAVIPAFIIGGLLLLYPAFLTSTSKRIISYDQEFAEEAPFQFLLRNKNLKAFRNEDYTLELQLKGNSLPQDVYLVSNNTRFKLANDGKGLFTYTFDNVQRDIPFRFEAVGFTSPNYALTVLDRPGLLSFDVSLVYPAYLNKPSEQLSNVGNLLVPEGTQVTWRFSAANTDSVLVRFGSEPRGLVADKQSSDEFEFSRVVKKSSMYSISLKNRVAASRDNIQYTLNVVNDKFPQVSLENFKDTTFYNYVMLGGTITDDYGFSNLKVMYKVIRAGQNAPERFLARSVPFNRSTSTQNFYYQWGLDSLKMQPGDRLEYFVQVWDNDAINGFKSARSSFAQFAVPDQNKLSEEAERSSEKTENQISKTLSKAQQLKKDLNSLENRLQTKKNLDFQDKKQAEDLLKKREELLQELKELQEQNRTNNERQQRFNNQNPEMLQKFEQLQKLMNELMDPETQKLYEELKKMLEQKQDEKMIDMLDRLKNKEKNLEKELERALELFKQLQMEQKMENTIKDLQQQAEKQEQLAKESEKKEGQQAPKDDKAQPKKEDSQSKKDSAHSKKEDQQGKKDDNADSKKNENNASKKDENTDLSKKQEDLNKDFQKTREDLKDIEKMAQDMKNNQEQDTHQDLQQEISNEQQESKEQLDKQQNSKASKSQRNAAKQMKKLSEQLEQQMQSSEMEESQENMDDLRDILENLIQLSFDQERVMKDFKAVSLQDPRFVKLAQDQLKLQDDAKIIEDSLYALANRVLQIQTFVTRELNSMKGYMDESVKYIRERRLNVATSKQQFAMTSINNLALMLSDVFKQMQEQMNQMSSSSSGKGKKKGKAKSMALGEMQKQLNERMQKLLKEGQNQGQGGKGGRGMSEELSRLAAEQAMMRKMLKELQDAQKGTEVGKKLGNEMNDIMNKMDETETDLVNKRLSQNTVKRQQEMLIRLLESEKAIKEQEEDMQRKSESAKPVMRKPPPQYEQLVRDKQKQVELLRSVPPDFSPFYKREVDSYLKKLK
- a CDS encoding ComF family protein, producing the protein MIGKLIVSGFQDLLNLFYPNPCLLCQDSLQQSEEIICTACRLQLPETGQHRGEALIDGQTKFAGKVPVEFVYAYLYFTKRGKTQRLIHALKYRGNKEVGNLLGRWYGNQLKTDIHLNDHIDLIVGVPLHPAKLRQRGYNQSDWIAQGLSQALDIPWSDRILTRNRNTISQTGKDRMGRWENVSNVFQISDPDLVTNKRILLVDDVLTTGATLEACTAALLASNSQSVGIITAAATR
- a CDS encoding SUMF1/EgtB/PvdO family nonheme iron enzyme, whose amino-acid sequence is MIYLLAFAAVLGACKSKHPTSVKPGKQSTATGIDYNKENGFQVAKYRGQTAGPNLVFIEGGRFTMGALEEDVMNSRDNRERTVSIQSFYMDETEIANIHYLEYLDAIQRDSSEEVYTRALPDTNVWKNPLSYNDPYVTQYLRFPGFRYYPVVGVSWEQAVDYSTWRTDAVNANMAKNGSPGTKKKGFSLKRKKKEETAPAGEAEQPAVAKNSQTTPAMESGNILPNYRLPSEAEWEYAAKAMIGTQYIDENQSNQRIYPWDGSSIRNAKKGRKQGQMLANFKRGRGDYAGIAGKSNDAAIITAEIYTYPPNDFGLYNMAGNVNEWVYDVYRPLSYQDMNDLNPLRRDGYLDEEKNYDTKNGNSIINDKLRVYKGGSWADVAYWLAPGTRRFMAQDSATATIGFRCAMIAGGRNK
- the mfd gene encoding transcription-repair coupling factor: MEISSVRLLVFTIFMKVADLITLYTEDSFIKIIGEQFRQPYTADPARIQLKGIVGSLDAVLAASVYRMHPSTFLFVLSDREEASYFFNDLQNLLGEEVLFFPMSYKKPYQYEEVENANVLMRAEVLNKLNSDAKPNVIVVTYPEALSEKVINKRSLRANTLSVKVGDKIDANFVNELLNSYDFEKTDFVYEAGQFSIRGGIIDVFSFASEFPYRIELFGDEIESIRLFNPESQLSTDPVDQISIIPNIENKLIHETREPFLEFFSNTATLWFKDVELTLEIIEKNFEKAEQSLASLVGGKGGIQIVSDPNVLFETRRGLLNQIKTFRTVEFGRRFYFKSENRLTYSSKVQPSFNKDFKRLVDNLSENQSKGYTNIIAAESYKQQERLKTIFDELDPFLKFQPLNISLKEGFIDEQTKVVCYTDHQIFDRYYKYRVRDKFSKSKALTLRELKTLQPGDFVTHVDHGIGRFAGLEKVDVGGREQEAIRLIYRDNDILLVSIHSLHKIAKYTGKEGTPPVMSKLGSQEWDLKKSRVKKQVKDIAKELISLYAKRRQAPGFAFSQDSFLQAELESSFIYEDTPDQAKATADVKADMEQSHPMDRLVCGDVGFGKTEVAVRAAFKAVTDNKQVAVLVPTTILAMQHYNTFRERLADFPVKIEYINRFRTTAQIKETLKRVASGETGILIGTHRIVNKDIKFKDLGLLIIDEEQKFGVKTKDRLKEMRVDVDVLTLTATPIPRTLHFSLMGARDLSVIATPPPNRQPVTTEVHTFSETVVRDAVSYEVRRGGQVFFVHNRVSDIESIANLIMRLVPDARVSVAHGQMEGERLERVMTKFIEGESDVLVSTNIIESGLDIPNANTIIINQAHMFGLSDLHQMRGRVGRSNKKAFCYLMTPPVSVITSDARKRLQTLEDFSELGEGFKIAMRDLDIRGAGNLLGAEQSGFVNDLGFEMYHKILDEAVQELKETEFKNLFMPNEDSMKTLLPDTLIETDLQVLIPERYVANISERLSLYNQLDNIQNQAELESFQRSVVDRFGPMPEEVVNLIKLVTVRWKAERLQFEKLTLKNNIMKGTFVSSGNDDFFNSGQFGKVIDYVKNNSTTCSLKDYKGKLIFTQRDVSSVDQMNDVLSRMVE
- a CDS encoding barstar family protein gives rise to the protein MANFRFVQSDAALKEYADFKVARIDGQKAQTLRQFFDQISRELRFPDYFEFDLESLDEALNDLEWLPADKIALYIMHTDAFLSQEKSEARKGELLNILDVAAEDWKWVDEEEGIAPRELVILFQPSNSLTTLLNKEGFVYDDVA